CACATGGTGCATAGCGCAAAGCGCCCTTGCCGACGTTCGAGTTCATGCAGGGCGGTGGTTACCAATCGAGCGCCGCTCATGCCCAGCGGGTGGCCAAGTGCAATGGCACCTCCGTTGGGATTGACGTGTTCGGCATCATCGCTTAGTCCCAAGTCGCGCATGACTGCCAATGCTTGAGCAGCAAAGGCTTCATTGAGTTCGATCACGTCCATTTGGTCGAGGGTAAGCCCGGTCTGGGCAAGCACCTTGCGAGTGGCGGGAGAGGGGCCGAACCCCATAATGCGCGGTTCCACACCAGCGGTGGCCATACCCACCACACGAGCGCGTGGCGTGAGGCTGAAACGTTCAGCCTGCTCGGCAGATGCCAACAGCAGCGCACAGGCGCCATCGTTAACCCCAGAGGCATTACCTGCTGTCACGCTGCCGCCTTCGCGGAAAGGCGTGGGTAGCTTGGCAAGCTGCTCGGCAGTTGTGGTAGCGCGCGGGTGCTCATCGGTATCCACCACCAGCGGGTCTTGTTTGCGGCGGGGGATTTCGACCGGAACAATCTCTTCGGCCAAGCGGCCAGCCTCGATAGCGGCGGCGGTACGCTGCTGGCTGCGCAGGGCGAAGGCGTCCTGGTCTTCCCGGGAAATACCAAACTGTTCCGCCACGTTTTCAGCGGTTTCGGGCATGGAGTCCACGCCGAACTGGGCTTTCATGGCACGATTGATGAAGCGCCAGCCGATGGTGGTGTCGAAAATATCGGCTTGGCGTGAGAAGGCTTGTTCGGCCTTGCCCATCACGAAGGGCGCCCGGGACATCGACTCCACCCCTCCGGCGATCATCAACCCCGCTTCGCCGGTCTTAATGGTGCGGGCGGCATTGCCTATTGCATCCATACCAGAGCCGCACAGCCGGTTAATGGTGGTGCCGGGCACTTCAACCGGAAGCCCGGCAAGCAACGCGGACATGCGCGCCACGTTGCGGTTATCTTCCCCCGCCTGGTTGGCGCAGCCGTAAAAGATATCGTCAATCAGCGACCAATCGACACCTGGGTTGCGTTCCATCAGGGTGCGCATGGGAATGGCCCCCAGGTCATCGGCACGCATACTCGAAAGCGCACCGCCGTAGCGACCTATCGGGGTGCGAATGGCATCAATGATCAGCGCGTCTTTCATCGGTTATCTCCAGCAGCAGTATTTTCTGCGTCAGTATCTTCCAGGCGGCGTACGCTGCCGCGAATTTTGTAAGAGCGTCCGCGGAACAAGGCAACGGTATCGCCGTGTTGATTGCGCAACGTAATGTCGTAAATGCCGGTGCGACCACGGCGACTGCGCTCTTCGGCGGTGGCGGTGATCTCGTCGCCTAGCTGGCCGGGGCCGAGGTAGTCGATACTGCAGCCAGCGGCGACGGTGGCTTCATCGTAACTGTTGCAGGCAAACGCAAAGGCGGAATCGGCCAGGGTAAATAGAAATCCGCCATGGCAGTTGCCGTGCCCTTGCACCATGTCTTGACGCACGGTCATGGTCAGTTCGGCGAAGCCGGGGGCCACGCGAGTAATACGCATGCCCAGCCCTTGGCTGGCATGGTCGCGGGAAAACATCGCGTCTGCACAGGCTTCCGCCAGCTGTTGTGGGGTCAGTTGGGTATCACTCATGAAAGCTTTCCTCGCTCAAGGCGTTGCGCCGCAGCAGAAACGAGCTGCGATAGCGCTCTTCGCCGTAGCTCTGCTGTAGATGCGTCAGGGTACGGTGAACGAAAGGCAGGCCCAGTGAGTCTGCCCAGGCCAAGGGGCCGCGGGGATAGTTGACGCCAGCCTGCATGGCCAGGTCGCCATCCTGGGCGCTGCAAACACCTTGCAGTACGGCGTCGGCAGCTTCATTGGCGAGCATAGCCACGGTGCGCAGTACCACCAGCCCCGGGGTGTCGGTTAGCCAAGTCACGTCCACCCCCAGGCGTTGGAAGAACGCCGTCGCCAGTTGACGAGCTTCGGGCGATGTCATGTGGCTGGCAGCAAGCGCGATAGCGCTGGCGCTGCGGTAGTCCAGGCACAGGTCGAACAGGACCAGGGCGTCGAGCCCTTCATTGACCGCGCGCTCGGCGGCGCACCGCCCGTCGCTAAGGGCCAGCACCAGATCGCCCAGATATAAGCGAGGCGTGCCGTCTGACTGGAGTGATTCACGACGAGCTACGTCGAGCCCAGCTTCCTGGGCGCGTTCCAGCAGCGGAGCGATCACACCAGGGTCGCCCTGTACGACAAGTGCTGGTAGTTCCGCGTTTGCTGGTGCGGCAAACTTAGGCTGTGGCTTCGCAGTGTTTTCACCCGCGTAGTCAAAAAAGCCTTGGCCGGACTTACGCCCCAGGCGTCCGGCTTCCACCAGCGCTTGCTGTACTAAGGAAGGCTCGAAACGGGTATCGCCGTAGTAGGCATCGAACACCGAGCGGGTCACCGCGTAGTTAACGTCATGACCAATCAGATCCATTAGCTCGAAAGGCCCCATACGGAAGCCACCCGCCTGACGCAGCAGCGCATCTATCGTGGCGGCATCGCTGGCACCTTCCTGCAGCAGTCGTAGCCCTTCGGCATAGAATGGCCGTGCCACGCGGTTAACAATGAACCCAGGGGTGGAGCTGGCGTGTACCGCGACCTTGCCCCAGGCGCTAGCAGTGGCGTAAAGGGTTTCGGCAACGTCGGTGGTGGTCGCTAAACCCGACACCACTTCTACCAGCTTCATTACGGGGGCGGGGTTGAAGAAGTGCAGCCCCGCCATGCGTTCAGGGCGTTCAAGGTTCGCTGCAATGGAGGTGATCGATAGTGACGAGGTATTGCTGGCGAGCAAGGTATCCGGTGAGCATAACGCTTCGAGCTGCGCGAACACCTGACGTTTGATCTCAAGGTTCTCGACGATAGCTTCGATAACCAAGCGGCTGTCGGCCAAGGCATCGATAGCATCGGCGGGCTGCAGGCGAGCGACGATGTTATCCACATCGCCTTGGGTCATCTTGCCCTTGGCGACGCGCTTTTCCAGCTGGCGGCGAATGTTATCGATGCCTGCTTTGGCGGCACCCGGCTGATTGTCGTGCAAGACCACCGAGTGGCCAGCCTGGGCAGCAACCTGAGCAATACCGGCACCCATGGCACCTGCGCCAATCACACCAATAACGGCAGACGTGGGAAGGGCTGGCATATCACTCTCCCTTGAAGGTGGGGCGACGTTTCTCGATAAAAGCGCTGACGCCTTCGCGGTAGTCTTCAGTGCGCCCGGCAAGGCGCTGCAGGTCGCGTTCCAGGTCGAGTTGCTCGTTGAAGCTGTTATCGCTGCTGGCATGCAGGGCGCGTTTGATCAGTGCCAAGCCGCGCGTCGGTTGAGTGGCTAGGTGGCGAGCCATGTTCATGGCTTCTTCCTGAAGCGCCTCATCATCGACGCAGCGCCAGATCATGCCCCACTGTTCGGCGGTCTCGGCGGGAAGCTTGTCGCCAAGCATTGCCAGCCCCTTGGCGCGCGCCATACCCACCAAGTTAGGCAGCGTCCAGGTGCCGCCGGAGTCTGGAATTAATCCAATCTTGCAGAAGGCCTGGATGAAGCTTGCCGAACGAGCAGCCAATACGATGTCGCAGGCCAGGGCGATGTTGGCGCCGGCACCTGCGGCCACGCCGTTCACCGCACAAATAGTCGGGAACGGCATATCTTTAAGGGCGCGCAGCATAGGGTTGTAGCGTTTTTCAAGCGACTCGCCGAGGTCGGGGGCTTGCTCGCCGGGCGCGACGCTGCGGTCGGAAAGATCCTGACCGGCGCAGAAGCCGCGGCCGTTGCCGGTCAGTAACAAAGCGCGAACGCTTGAGTCCTGGCGCACGGCCTTAAGTGCTTTGCGCATTTCAGCATGCATTTCAGTATTGAAGCTGTTCAGGCTGTCGGGGCGGTTCAGCGTGATACAGGCGACGCCATCTTCCACGGTGTAAAGCAGGGGCGCTTGGCTCATGGGTAATATCCTTGTGTCAGTGCCCTTGAAAAGTGGCAGGTCGTTTTTCTTGGAAGGCGCGAATGCCCTCTTCGCGGTCGGCGGTTCCCGCCAGTAAGGTGAACGCATGGCGTTCAAAGCGCAGGCCGGTGGCTAGGTCGGTATCCATTGCTTTGTGTAACGATTCCCGTGCCAAGCGCACGGCCAGCGGTGCCTTGGCGGCAATGCGTGTTGCAATTGCCATGGCGCGCTCTAGCGTTAATTCGGGCTGGGTAATCTCGCTAATCAGGCCAGCTTCGAGGGCGTGGCGAGCGGAAATAGGCTCGCCGGTCAGCACCATCTGGGTGGCCAGTGACTTACCCACCGCCCTAAGCAGACGCTGTGTGCCGCCAGCGCCTGGCATGATGCCCAGGTTGATTTCCGGTTGACCGAACAGGGCGTTTTCACCGGCGATGATGATGTCGGCATGCATAGCCAGCTCGCAGCCACCGCCCAACGCGTAGCCATTGACGGCGGCAATGATCGGTTTGCGAAAACGCGTAATGGTGGCCCAGTGGTGCTGGCGGGGATCTTCCAGCATGCCCACCAGATCGCGTTCAGCCATTTCGTTAATATCCGCACCGGCGGCGAACGCTTTCGCATTGCCGGTAATCACTACGGCGCGAACGTTGTTGTCACTATTAGCGTTGTTCAAGGTGTCGGCGAGCTCGCCGAGAAGTTGCGTATTAAGCGCATTCAGTGCTTCTGGACGATTCAGCGTGATGCATAAAACGCCTTCCTGGGGTGGGGTTATTTTTAGCGTAGTGGGCATTTTTACCTCAGTTCGGCCTGTGGCGCACAGGATGAATATCTGCCGAGTATAGGTTTATTTTGATACGCATCAATATTGTTTGGTTGTTATTAATGTGTCGCTTGCTGTTGTTTTTGATAATTTATTCCTTTTTAACAACAGCTTGTCTGTGTTTTTAGCGAATGCAAGAGTGTTATTAGACCATGGTATGAAAGGCGGGCGCGTGGCTAAAAAAGTGATCTTTAGCCAGTATGCATCGAGTTTTTTGATCGTGGTAGGCTAATTCTTAAGCAAGCGGTGCCAGGGAAAGCGTTTGATGTTTTGTTACGGAAAAGATAGTCTTCTTGCCTATAGCGTATCAAAAAAATAAGTGAGTGCAGGAGCGCCCCATGACGCAATCAGCGCAGCAGATGTTCGACCTTCATCGTGAGATTCTTGATCAGGCTGTCGACGCCATTTCTAGCCGTAATTTCTGGACGCCCTATCCAGAAAGCATGCGGAAATACCCTGAGGATGCCGTTAAAGCGGCGCCGTCGACATTCGAGTCACTACTTAATCAGCCATTTACACTTAACGGTGTTGGCAGCACCCAGCAAGTGGGTGGCGAAGTGTCACCTTATGGTTTTGAACTCGGCATTACTTATGACCAGCCAAACCCCGACGAGCTGATAGCGGCCATGCAAGTAGCAATGCGTAACTGGCGGGATGCCGGGGCGCAAGCGCGCGTGGGGGTGTGTCTGGAAGTCCTGTCGCGCCTTAATGCCATGAGCCCAGAGATCGCCCAGGCAGTGATGCATACCAGCGGCCAGGGGCCGATGATGGCGTTTCAGGCCGGTGGTCCGCATGCTCAGGATCGCGGTCTTGAAGCCGTGGCGTACGCCTGGCAAGCAATGGCTCAGATTCCCGCTACCGCACAGTGGGTTAAGCCCCAGGGCAAGCATGATCCCATTGTCATGGATAAGCGTTTTCACATCGTGCCGCGGGGTATCTCGTTGGTAGTGGCCTGCTCTACTTTTCCCACCTGGAATACTTATCCTGGCTTGTTTGCCAGTCTGGCGACGGGCAACCCCGTCATTCTTAAGCCGCACCCTGGCGCTATTTTGCCTGTGGCGATGACCGCACGGGTTGTTCAACAGGTACTGGAGGAAGCGGGCTTTGACCCTTGTCTGGTTAGCCTGGTACCCGACACTGTCGATGCGCCGCTGACGAAAACGCTGGCGCTTGACCCTGCGGTAAAGCTGATCGACTTCACCGGCTCCAATGCCTTCGGTGATTGGCTGATAGAGAACGCCACTCAGGCTCAGGTGTTCGCTGAGAAAGCCGGTGTCAACACGGTCATTATCGACAGCGTGGAAAACCTCAAAGCGGTCACGGCGAATCTTGCTTTCTCGCTGAGCCTTTATTCTGGACAGATGTGCACAACCCCTCAGGCTATTTATGTACCCAGAAACGGTATTGAAACAGCGGATGGCCATTTGAGTTTTGACGACGTGGCGGCAGCGCTTGCCAAAGCCGTCCAAGCGTTTCTGAGCGACAACGACCGAGCCTGTACGGTGCTGGGTACTCTCCAATCGATGGACACACAAGCTCGGATTGATAAGTGCCGTGGTTTGGGCGAAATAGCGTTGGATAGCGAGCCGCGAGCGCACGCTCAGTTCCCCGACGCTCGTATTCACACGCCGCTTATCCTTAAGGTGGATGCAGAGCAGAAGGCTGCCTATAGTGAGGAGCGCTTCGGGCCCATCAGCTTTGTTATCGCGACTGAGAACACCGCGCATAGCATTGAGCTGGCGCGTGACGTGATTCGGGAAAAAGGCGCGATAACCCTAGGTGGCTATACGACTGATGAGGCAGTGGCCGAGCAGTTCGAAGAGCTGGCGATGGATGTGGCCGCTCCGCTTTCTCTGAATCTGGATGGGGGGATATTCGTCAACCAGTCGGCTGCTTTCAGTGACTTTCACGCCACAGGCGGTAATCCGGCGGCCAATGCTTCCCTATGTAACCAAGCCTTTGTCGCCAGTCGTTTCGTGGTGGTGCAAAGCCGTCGCCACAGCCAATCCAACTAACGGAGAACGTGATGCCTTACTATCGACTTGAAGGGGTGACGCCGGTGGTGCACCCGACGGCTTATGTTCACCCGACAGCGGTGTTGATCGGGGATGTGATTGTGGGCCCCGGCTGTTATGTGGGCCCCGGCGCGGTGATGCGCGGTGATTTCGGTCGCCTGGTGCTGGAAGAGGGCGCGAACCTTCAGGATACCTGCGTGATGCACGGCTTTCCGGGCTGCGTCACTAAGGTCGAAAAGGATGGCCATATCGGCCACGGCGCGGTTTTGCATGGCTGCGTGATTGGGCGTGATGCCATGGTCGGCATGAACGCTGTAGTGATGGACGGTGCTCACATTGCTGAGCGCTCTATTGTTGCGGCAGCAGCATTCGTCAAGGCAGGCTTCGAGTGTGAGCCACAGTCGCTGGTGATGGGGGCTCCTGCAAAGGTTAAACGGCCGCTGAGTGATGAGGAGTTTGCTTGGAAGCAACAGGGTACTCAAGAGTATCAGCGTTTAGTGACCCGTTGCCGTGACAGCTTGGAACCTTGTGAACCGCTGGCAGAACTTGATGCTGACCGGCCAACCTTGCTGGCCGGTGATACACAACCTAAGCAGCAGACGCTGGATAAGTCGCCACAACCATGAACTATTCCAGCCCGCCGAAGCGCTGGTAGAAGCTGGGGCCGGGGGCTGGTAATGGGCCTTCGGCAGTTTCTAGGTGCCTGTCTAGCCAGCGCTCTGCGCGCTCGTAGAGCAACCGATAGAGGTTGCGACAGAGCTGATGGGCATAGCGGCCTTCCCACGCCGTAGGGAGCAGTTCGTCAGGCAGTAGGGGGTCACGTAATTGAACCTTGCGATACTCGTGAATCAGCAAAGTACGAGCAATGAAGCACTCTTCCTGCCCTAAATGGTTCTCTGCGTTGAGCGCATTCCACAGTGGGCGAAACTTAACCAGAAACCGCTGATACAGCTCGGCGAGTTCGTCGAGATTCCAGCTATCTCTGACCTGAAGGCGCAGCGGCTTACTGGTCATGGGCTCCATGGTTTGTGTCTGCATTACGATCGTGTCGTCGGCGGCATCAAGCTCTTGCAAGGCCACCATGGTTTCCGCGCATGACAGCGTGGGATGTGCCAGAACGCCCTGAGCAAAACTACCAAAGCCGAGCCATTCAAGCTCATCACGAATTTGCTGGCGTCGATCTGCAGGCAGCTGCGTCAGCAGCGCCAACGTCCACTGGCCCGACCAGGGCGGCTGGGCACCGTGATAGACACGCTTGAAGGCTTGTTCAAAGCGGCGTCGCCCAGGGCCACTCAACCGGTAGTAGCTGCGACGACCGACCTTTTCACCGCGTAGCCAGGTTTCATGGGTCAGCCGGTAAACTGATGTACGCACCAGCCGCTCATTGATACCGATGGGCTCCACCAGTTTCGACAGACTGCCCAACCACACAGTACCGCCCCGCGGAACGATAGAGTCGCCATAGACGGTAATAATCAGTGAACCGGCGCGAATTGGCCGACGCTTCTGGAAGTCATCAATAAGCGTAGCGACGCAGTCTTTAGCTGACGACATGGTGAATGTTGATTCCCTTTGCGATGATGTTGTCGCTAAAAACGACAGAAAATATAGCCAATATAGAAGATTATCGTATCACGTTTTTTTGTGATTTGGCCTGCAGGGTTATCAGTGAATCATGAAGAACGATTCAGTATCGCGTAGGTCGTTGACGCTAGCATTTCGTTGCGGCTTCTTATGAAGATATGACACTAATTTCAATGGTTGCTTACGCAACCCCTGCTATACTCCCCCGGTTTTAAAAAAATAGAGTTTCTTGGTGCCTTTTCGGCCTTTCTTAGCCCACATGATGTGCTGCTAGGCCTTGGCTGTCGTTTGAAGGAAAATGAAGTATTTCCTGAAAATAAAATAAAAAGAAGCAGTTATAGGCTTGCACGCCGTCGGCCATGTTTATTGGAAGTTACTTCCATTTTTAAAGCGCTGATGTATCTAGAGAGGAGGATTGTTGATATTTATTAAATACGCAACGAAGTAATAGAGAAAGCATAGTGAAAACGCCAGAAAACTTAAAAAAATAACTACAGGAATGGTTGAAATGATTTTAGGTCTTACCTTGCTATATGTCGGAGCAGTTCTTTTTGTGAATGGGATATGGCTTCTAGGCAAAATTGGTGACAAAGAGGTATCAGTCATCAACATAATGGTTGGCGTATTGAGCTTTATTATTGCTGTCTATTTGATTTTTCGAGAGCCTAATAATCCTGCTGCGATTAGTACGGGGGCATTTACCTTGCTATTTGCTTTTACTTATCTTTGGGTTGGTGCTAACCAGTTTTTAAAGGCGGATGGAATAGGGCTTGGATGGTTCTGCTTTTTTGTTAGTATTACGGCCGCGTTTGTTGGGGTGAACTCTATCGCTGATATAGGACTCAACTTTGAGCTGTGGAATACACTTAGCTGGTTTGCATGGTCTGCTTTGTGGTTCAGTTTTTTCTGCCTGCTAGCGTTGGCGAAAAAAATACAGCGCTCAGTCGCAATTTACACGCTCTTTTGCGCTGTTTTTACAGGTTGGATTCCTGGCGTTATGATACTGTTGGGCATAATCAATACATAACAGTTCGTTACTAAACGTAAATAATACTGAAAAATATTTTGAGAACGTCCACATTGAGAAATCACGCGGTATATAATCGCTAAATGGCTGCGCCTATTTATGAGCACGCTTGCCATGCTGCAGTAGCGCTCTTGACATGTTTTACCGTGCTATCAGTATATGGCGAAGAAATTAAAAAATCATGGAGATGAAAACATGGCATCAGTACTGAGCGACTACATCAAAAAAGAGCAGATGTTAAAGCAGCTACAGGAAGAGCTGCAAGCGCTTGAAAGTAATAGTGAGTTGAAGAAAGAGCTGGAGTTCAAGGAGAAACTACAAGCTCTCATGACAGAGCATGGCAAGTTAGTCCGCGACGTATGCGAAATGCTTGATCCATCATATCGTTCCTCATCAGTTAAAGGCACCAAGATAAGCAGTACCGATGGTCGCAAAAAGCGTCCTTTAAAGGTATATAAGAACCCGCACACAGGGGAAGTCGTCGAAACGCGTGGCGGCAACCATAACGTCATTAAAGAGTGGAAAGCTGAGTTTGGCAATGAAGAAGTGGTCAGTTGGGTCGTAGAAGAACGAGCCTAATATGTTCACTCGTCGCTCGCTTGGTTACTCCGCGAGCGGCGAATATTTACTACCTGCCAATACTCCCTGTATCTTTATTAAGCCGTTATGTTTCTCTATGCTTACCTTGCAAAGCTCGTCACGCACTAGGAGTGAATGATGAAAAAAACGTGGCTAGGTTATTTAAGTTTAGCGGCAACCGCTGGGATTTTGTTGCTACCGGTAGCGCACGCAGCAGAAAGGTTGTGCGAGGACAAAAAGAGTGTCTTACGACAACAGCTTGAACAAGCCCAAGCACACGATAATCACCATCGTGTTCGAGGGTTGCAGCGTGCGTTGCAATCCATTGAAGAGAATTGCACGAATGAGCAAGTTCTTGCAGAGTCTGCCGAAGAGGTGCGGGAGAGCCAGGAAGAGGTACGTGAGCGTGAGTTAGCGCTTGAGGAGGCTCTTAGAGAGGGCGACGAAGATGATATTCAGAAACGACGTGAAAAATTAGAAGAAGAAGTGCGTGAGCTTGAAGAGCACACTCAGGAACTCAATTCACTGCAGCACCGTATCAACGAATAATCTGCACGAGGCTTCATTGCCTAGCCGCAAAATCGGCGTTCATTCCAGTCAGCATCTTTTTAATATCGATGAAATGCTGACAGC
This genomic window from Halomonas sp. TD01 contains:
- a CDS encoding histone-like nucleoid-structuring protein, MvaT/MvaU family, producing the protein MASVLSDYIKKEQMLKQLQEELQALESNSELKKELEFKEKLQALMTEHGKLVRDVCEMLDPSYRSSSVKGTKISSTDGRKKRPLKVYKNPHTGEVVETRGGNHNVIKEWKAEFGNEEVVSWVVEERA
- a CDS encoding AmiS/UreI family transporter, with protein sequence MILGLTLLYVGAVLFVNGIWLLGKIGDKEVSVINIMVGVLSFIIAVYLIFREPNNPAAISTGAFTLLFAFTYLWVGANQFLKADGIGLGWFCFFVSITAAFVGVNSIADIGLNFELWNTLSWFAWSALWFSFFCLLALAKKIQRSVAIYTLFCAVFTGWIPGVMILLGIINT
- the paaF gene encoding 2,3-dehydroadipyl-CoA hydratase PaaF translates to MPTTLKITPPQEGVLCITLNRPEALNALNTQLLGELADTLNNANSDNNVRAVVITGNAKAFAAGADINEMAERDLVGMLEDPRQHHWATITRFRKPIIAAVNGYALGGGCELAMHADIIIAGENALFGQPEINLGIMPGAGGTQRLLRAVGKSLATQMVLTGEPISARHALEAGLISEITQPELTLERAMAIATRIAAKAPLAVRLARESLHKAMDTDLATGLRFERHAFTLLAGTADREEGIRAFQEKRPATFQGH
- the paaH gene encoding 3-hydroxyacyl-CoA dehydrogenase PaaH — protein: MPALPTSAVIGVIGAGAMGAGIAQVAAQAGHSVVLHDNQPGAAKAGIDNIRRQLEKRVAKGKMTQGDVDNIVARLQPADAIDALADSRLVIEAIVENLEIKRQVFAQLEALCSPDTLLASNTSSLSITSIAANLERPERMAGLHFFNPAPVMKLVEVVSGLATTTDVAETLYATASAWGKVAVHASSTPGFIVNRVARPFYAEGLRLLQEGASDAATIDALLRQAGGFRMGPFELMDLIGHDVNYAVTRSVFDAYYGDTRFEPSLVQQALVEAGRLGRKSGQGFFDYAGENTAKPQPKFAAPANAELPALVVQGDPGVIAPLLERAQEAGLDVARRESLQSDGTPRLYLGDLVLALSDGRCAAERAVNEGLDALVLFDLCLDYRSASAIALAASHMTSPEARQLATAFFQRLGVDVTWLTDTPGLVVLRTVAMLANEAADAVLQGVCSAQDGDLAMQAGVNYPRGPLAWADSLGLPFVHRTLTHLQQSYGEERYRSSFLLRRNALSEESFHE
- the pcaF gene encoding 3-oxoadipyl-CoA thiolase; this encodes MKDALIIDAIRTPIGRYGGALSSMRADDLGAIPMRTLMERNPGVDWSLIDDIFYGCANQAGEDNRNVARMSALLAGLPVEVPGTTINRLCGSGMDAIGNAARTIKTGEAGLMIAGGVESMSRAPFVMGKAEQAFSRQADIFDTTIGWRFINRAMKAQFGVDSMPETAENVAEQFGISREDQDAFALRSQQRTAAAIEAGRLAEEIVPVEIPRRKQDPLVVDTDEHPRATTTAEQLAKLPTPFREGGSVTAGNASGVNDGACALLLASAEQAERFSLTPRARVVGMATAGVEPRIMGFGPSPATRKVLAQTGLTLDQMDVIELNEAFAAQALAVMRDLGLSDDAEHVNPNGGAIALGHPLGMSGARLVTTALHELERRQGRFALCTMCIGVGQGIALIIERL
- the paaN gene encoding phenylacetic acid degradation protein PaaN, whose amino-acid sequence is MTQSAQQMFDLHREILDQAVDAISSRNFWTPYPESMRKYPEDAVKAAPSTFESLLNQPFTLNGVGSTQQVGGEVSPYGFELGITYDQPNPDELIAAMQVAMRNWRDAGAQARVGVCLEVLSRLNAMSPEIAQAVMHTSGQGPMMAFQAGGPHAQDRGLEAVAYAWQAMAQIPATAQWVKPQGKHDPIVMDKRFHIVPRGISLVVACSTFPTWNTYPGLFASLATGNPVILKPHPGAILPVAMTARVVQQVLEEAGFDPCLVSLVPDTVDAPLTKTLALDPAVKLIDFTGSNAFGDWLIENATQAQVFAEKAGVNTVIIDSVENLKAVTANLAFSLSLYSGQMCTTPQAIYVPRNGIETADGHLSFDDVAAALAKAVQAFLSDNDRACTVLGTLQSMDTQARIDKCRGLGEIALDSEPRAHAQFPDARIHTPLILKVDAEQKAAYSEERFGPISFVIATENTAHSIELARDVIREKGAITLGGYTTDEAVAEQFEELAMDVAAPLSLNLDGGIFVNQSAAFSDFHATGGNPAANASLCNQAFVASRFVVVQSRRHSQSN
- a CDS encoding DUF1090 domain-containing protein, which translates into the protein MMKKTWLGYLSLAATAGILLLPVAHAAERLCEDKKSVLRQQLEQAQAHDNHHRVRGLQRALQSIEENCTNEQVLAESAEEVRESQEEVRERELALEEALREGDEDDIQKRREKLEEEVRELEEHTQELNSLQHRINE
- the paaG gene encoding 2-(1,2-epoxy-1,2-dihydrophenyl)acetyl-CoA isomerase PaaG produces the protein MSQAPLLYTVEDGVACITLNRPDSLNSFNTEMHAEMRKALKAVRQDSSVRALLLTGNGRGFCAGQDLSDRSVAPGEQAPDLGESLEKRYNPMLRALKDMPFPTICAVNGVAAGAGANIALACDIVLAARSASFIQAFCKIGLIPDSGGTWTLPNLVGMARAKGLAMLGDKLPAETAEQWGMIWRCVDDEALQEEAMNMARHLATQPTRGLALIKRALHASSDNSFNEQLDLERDLQRLAGRTEDYREGVSAFIEKRRPTFKGE
- the paaY gene encoding phenylacetic acid degradation protein PaaY, with the translated sequence MPYYRLEGVTPVVHPTAYVHPTAVLIGDVIVGPGCYVGPGAVMRGDFGRLVLEEGANLQDTCVMHGFPGCVTKVEKDGHIGHGAVLHGCVIGRDAMVGMNAVVMDGAHIAERSIVAAAAFVKAGFECEPQSLVMGAPAKVKRPLSDEEFAWKQQGTQEYQRLVTRCRDSLEPCEPLAELDADRPTLLAGDTQPKQQTLDKSPQP
- the paaX gene encoding phenylacetic acid degradation operon negative regulatory protein PaaX, translating into MSSAKDCVATLIDDFQKRRPIRAGSLIITVYGDSIVPRGGTVWLGSLSKLVEPIGINERLVRTSVYRLTHETWLRGEKVGRRSYYRLSGPGRRRFEQAFKRVYHGAQPPWSGQWTLALLTQLPADRRQQIRDELEWLGFGSFAQGVLAHPTLSCAETMVALQELDAADDTIVMQTQTMEPMTSKPLRLQVRDSWNLDELAELYQRFLVKFRPLWNALNAENHLGQEECFIARTLLIHEYRKVQLRDPLLPDELLPTAWEGRYAHQLCRNLYRLLYERAERWLDRHLETAEGPLPAPGPSFYQRFGGLE
- the paaI gene encoding hydroxyphenylacetyl-CoA thioesterase PaaI; the protein is MSDTQLTPQQLAEACADAMFSRDHASQGLGMRITRVAPGFAELTMTVRQDMVQGHGNCHGGFLFTLADSAFAFACNSYDEATVAAGCSIDYLGPGQLGDEITATAEERSRRGRTGIYDITLRNQHGDTVALFRGRSYKIRGSVRRLEDTDAENTAAGDNR